Proteins encoded together in one Vibrio metoecus window:
- a CDS encoding anaerobic C4-dicarboxylate transporter, with product MLYVEFLFLLLMLYIGSRYGGIGLGVVSGIGLVIEVFVFKMPPTSPPITVMLIILAVVTCASILEAAGGLKYMLQVAERMLRKNPKRVTLIAPFVTYTMTFMLGTGHAVYSIMPIIGDVALKNGIRPERPMAAASVASQIAITASPISAAVVYYLAQLSNINHEITLLSILMVTVPATLFGTLLMSLYSLRRGKELENDPEYQARLQDPVWREKILNTTATSLDETLPASARNSVLLFISSILVIVVIAMWPEIRTIQEGTKPIGMDMVIQMIMLCFGGIILLATKTDPRSVPNGVVFKSGMVAAIAIFGIAWMSDTYFQYAMPQFKSGIVEMVTNYPWTFALALFIVSVVVNSQAAVARMMLPVGLGLGLEPALLIGLMPALYGYFFIPNYPSDIATVNFDNTGTTKIGKWYFNHSFMSIGLIAVISACCVGFVLSKIIIG from the coding sequence ATGTTATATGTAGAATTTCTCTTTCTACTGCTGATGTTGTATATCGGCTCACGATACGGCGGTATCGGGCTTGGGGTCGTGTCGGGAATTGGTTTGGTTATCGAAGTTTTCGTCTTCAAGATGCCACCAACTTCACCACCAATCACAGTAATGTTAATTATCCTCGCGGTTGTCACTTGTGCCTCGATTCTTGAAGCTGCTGGCGGTTTAAAATACATGCTGCAAGTGGCGGAGCGCATGCTGCGCAAAAACCCCAAACGCGTCACTTTAATTGCCCCTTTTGTCACTTACACCATGACGTTTATGCTGGGTACAGGCCATGCGGTTTACTCGATCATGCCAATCATTGGTGACGTTGCCCTGAAAAACGGCATTCGTCCTGAGCGCCCGATGGCAGCAGCATCCGTTGCGTCACAAATCGCCATTACCGCCTCGCCGATTTCGGCCGCCGTGGTTTACTACTTGGCACAACTCTCCAACATTAACCATGAAATCACCCTACTATCGATTTTGATGGTCACGGTACCAGCGACTTTATTCGGTACGCTTTTAATGTCGCTGTACAGTTTGAGACGCGGTAAAGAGCTGGAGAACGATCCTGAATATCAAGCAAGACTGCAAGACCCAGTCTGGCGCGAGAAAATTCTCAATACCACCGCTACCTCACTCGATGAAACCTTGCCAGCGTCAGCACGTAACTCCGTGCTGCTGTTTATCTCCTCGATTTTAGTGATCGTGGTGATTGCAATGTGGCCGGAGATCCGCACCATTCAAGAAGGCACCAAGCCAATTGGCATGGACATGGTGATTCAAATGATCATGCTCTGTTTCGGCGGTATCATTTTGCTCGCCACCAAAACAGACCCTCGCTCTGTACCTAACGGTGTGGTGTTCAAGTCTGGCATGGTTGCTGCGATTGCCATCTTCGGTATCGCATGGATGTCTGACACCTACTTCCAATACGCCATGCCACAATTTAAATCTGGCATCGTGGAAATGGTGACCAACTACCCTTGGACGTTTGCTCTGGCGCTGTTCATTGTGTCGGTGGTGGTGAACTCACAAGCCGCAGTCGCGCGGATGATGCTCCCTGTTGGTTTAGGGCTAGGTTTAGAACCTGCACTGCTGATTGGCTTGATGCCAGCGTTGTACGGTTACTTCTTTATTCCGAACTACCCATCGGATATCGCCACCGTCAACTTCGATAACACAGGCACCACCAAGATCGGTAAGTGGTATTTCAACCACTCCTTTATGTCGATCGGCCTCATTGCGGTGATCTCTGCTTGCTGTGTAGGATTTGTGCTCAGCAAAATCATCATCGGCTAA
- a CDS encoding DEAD/DEAH box helicase, translating to MGFTSLGLSAPILKAIEEKGYNTPSPIQLQAIPAVLAGKDVMAAAQTGTGKTAGFTLPILELLAKGPKVRANQVRALILTPTRELAAQIQDNVMLYGRHLPLKSAVVFGGVKINPQMQRMCKGADILVATPGRLMDLYNQNAVKFDQLEILVLDEADRMLDMGFIRDIRKILKLLPEKRQNLLFSATFSTEIRELAKGLVNNPVEISVSPANSTARTVEQCIYPADVKKKPDMLVKLIKEGNWQQVLVFMRTKHGANRLATYLNEQGLTAAAIHGNKSQGARTRALADFKAGEVRILVATDIAARGIDIPQLPQVVNFELPKIAEDYVHRIGRTGRAGEVGKAISLVSAIEAPELFAIERLTQALLPRVNLAGFEPTNQLPESKLDTRPLKPKKPKKPKKVEGTGENKGSAAENKPKAGHRGQPTGQARTAKKGGTHSAPKKPANRPRRSSSKPVTKSSSAKPI from the coding sequence ATGGGTTTTACCTCGCTCGGTCTGTCTGCGCCAATCCTTAAAGCTATTGAAGAGAAAGGATACAACACGCCTTCACCGATTCAGTTACAGGCTATTCCTGCGGTTTTAGCAGGCAAAGACGTGATGGCCGCAGCTCAAACTGGCACAGGAAAAACGGCTGGCTTTACGCTACCCATTTTAGAATTGCTGGCAAAAGGGCCAAAAGTTCGCGCCAATCAAGTTCGTGCTTTAATCCTTACCCCAACGCGTGAACTGGCCGCACAAATCCAAGACAATGTCATGCTCTATGGCCGCCATCTACCGCTCAAGAGCGCGGTTGTGTTTGGTGGTGTGAAAATTAACCCACAAATGCAGCGAATGTGTAAAGGTGCGGATATCTTAGTGGCAACCCCAGGCCGCTTAATGGATCTGTATAACCAAAATGCGGTCAAATTTGATCAGTTGGAAATTTTGGTACTTGATGAAGCAGATCGCATGCTCGACATGGGCTTTATTCGTGATATTCGTAAAATACTGAAATTATTGCCAGAAAAGCGCCAAAACCTACTGTTTTCAGCCACCTTTTCGACCGAAATCCGTGAGCTTGCCAAAGGCTTGGTGAATAACCCCGTCGAAATTTCAGTCAGCCCAGCCAACTCAACGGCAAGAACCGTTGAGCAGTGCATTTATCCTGCTGATGTGAAAAAGAAACCGGACATGCTGGTGAAATTGATCAAAGAGGGGAATTGGCAACAAGTGCTGGTATTTATGCGTACCAAGCATGGTGCCAACCGTTTAGCGACCTATCTCAACGAACAAGGTTTAACCGCGGCCGCGATTCACGGCAATAAGAGCCAAGGCGCACGCACCCGAGCACTGGCGGATTTTAAAGCGGGAGAGGTGCGTATTCTGGTCGCAACCGATATTGCGGCGCGTGGCATTGATATCCCGCAACTGCCTCAAGTGGTGAATTTTGAATTGCCGAAAATTGCTGAAGATTACGTGCACCGAATTGGCCGAACAGGCCGAGCAGGTGAAGTCGGTAAAGCGATTTCTTTGGTGAGTGCCATTGAAGCACCGGAATTATTTGCGATTGAGCGTTTAACGCAAGCCTTACTGCCCCGTGTAAATTTAGCGGGATTTGAGCCGACCAACCAACTCCCTGAGTCAAAATTAGACACTCGACCTTTGAAGCCGAAAAAGCCCAAAAAGCCTAAAAAGGTAGAGGGAACTGGAGAAAACAAAGGCAGCGCAGCTGAAAACAAACCTAAAGCTGGCCACCGAGGTCAACCTACAGGGCAAGCTCGCACAGCGAAAAAAGGCGGCACTCATTCAGCGCCGAAAAAACCCGCAAACCGCCCTCGTCGCAGTTCTTCAAAACCAGTGACAAAGTCATCATCGGCTAAACCGATTTAG